The following coding sequences are from one Capsicum annuum cultivar UCD-10X-F1 chromosome 3, UCD10Xv1.1, whole genome shotgun sequence window:
- the LOC107864172 gene encoding heat stress transcription factor A-6b: MDPNFGPIKEEFLGSNEPTMWIPQPIEGLNENGPPPFLTKTYELVDDQSTNDVVSWSRGNNSFIVWDPQTFAMNLLPRYFKHSNFSSFVRQLNTYGFRKVNPDQWEFAHEGFLRGQRHILKTIRRRKTSNFHHGQASNQGIDTYVELGKLEIDGEMDRLRREKKHLMMELVELKQHQQTTKSHIKAMEEKLKRTETKQQQMMNFLAKAMQNPKFLEQMMQQKERRKELEEEIRNKKRRQIDHQGPSNVGDLGHSVDNNDRSFSIKMEPHEYYYGDQIDGFDDLELERSLAMSMQGQSGNTINLAQDYTDIENEATTNEGFWERLLSENVEGDINLLDIEGENEEDNVDILAHHLGFLGSTPK; this comes from the exons ATGGATCCTAATTTTGGCCCAATAAAAGAAGAGTTTCTTGGATCTAATGAACCTACTATGTGGATTCCTCAACCAATTGAGGGGCTTAATGAGAATGGACCTCCACCATTTCTAACAAAGACTTATGAACTTGTGGATGATCAAAGCacaaatgatgttgtttcttGGAGTAGAGGTAACAATAGTTTCATTGTTTGGGATCCTCAGACTTTCGCCATGAATCTTCTTCCAAGGTACTTCAAGCATAGCAATTTCTCAAGCTTTGTCAGGCAGCTCAATACTTAT GGATTTAGGAAGGTTAATCCGGACCAATGGGAATTTGCTCATGAAGGTTTCTTGAGGGGGCAAAGGCATATCCTGAAAACAATTAGGAGGAGAAAAACAAGTAATTTCCATCATggacaagcttcaaatcaaggtATAGACACTTATGTTGAATTGGGAAAGCTTGAGATAGATGGAGAAATGGATCGATTAAGGCGCGAGAAGAAGCATTTGATGATGGAATTGGTGGAGCTTAAACAACATCAACAGACTACAAAATCACACATCAAAGCAATGGAGGAAAAGCTTAAGAGGACagaaacaaaacaacaacaaatgatgAATTTCTTGGCTAAAGCAATGCAAAATCCAAAGTTTTTGGAGCAAATGATGCAACAAAAGGAAAGAAGGAAGGAACTTGAGGAAGAAATTAGGAATAAGAAGAGGAGGCAAATTGATCATCAAGGTCCTAGTAATGTTGGAGACTTGGGCCATAGTGTTGATAATAATGATAGAAGTTTTAGTATAAAGATGGAGCCTCATGAATATTATTATGGTGATCAAATTGATGGATTTGATGATCTTGAATTGGAGAGATCACTTGCTATGAGCATGCAAGGACAAAGTGGGAACACAATCAATCTTGCACAAGACTACACTGATATTGAGAATGAAGCTACTACTAATGAAGGATTTTGGGAGCGTTTGTTGAGTGAAAATGTTGAAGGAGATATCAATTTACTTGATATTGAAGGGGAAAATGAAGAAGATAATGTGGATATTTTGGCTCATCATCTTGGATTTTTGGGTTCTACACCAAAGTAA